A window of Phaseolus vulgaris cultivar G19833 chromosome 4, P. vulgaris v2.0, whole genome shotgun sequence genomic DNA:
GCTTGGTTTCTGGTTTAGATAATGGTTTCTGGTTTAGATAATGCATATGAAAATACACCAGTTCATGTTTTTCTTCACTGATAATATGCTGTTCATATGAATTTTGAATAGATATACTTGCATATAATCTAATGAAGAATGATCATATGAAgttaaaatgattaaattttagttaattgtTTAGATGCAGGCTTTAGCCTGCAAGTGAATAAAATTTTCATTGATAATATTGTTTGATTTTTAATGACATTAATTATAAAGAAAAGGTGCATGACAACAAATGAGTTTAATAGTTGTTGAATATTTGACCAAGAGACAAAGGTCAGAggagtttatatttttttatagtattttaataaaattcaaCTTCAActtgttaatataatatatattatcttaaaaaagtagaaaatagTGTTacttgtatgattttttttattgttacttgttattaatttatacattttgtgTGGTCAATATGTAAACggaattaataaataaaaatattaattatatatagatataactttttttagttcttgacattcaaatacttaaatttaaattttaatgaattatagaatattaattaatgatGAAAAGTTtacatttaaaatgaaaaagaaaagaaaagaaactaatataatataaaattataagaagAAAAGATATAGTAAGTTATAAACTAATATAAATGAGTAAATTGACgttttatatgaaaattttaaaaatatctactttttaataatttgtatCTATTCTATGAATAAAGAGATTATGTTACGcgtttttttacaattttatattctttatgttttgtaactttattttatacttcttttatcatttttactCTTATAAACACATTACACTATTTATACAAAAATTACGTAAGCATGGCTTGTATTTCAACTCGTTATGGAATATATGGATACagtcataaaattaaatttttctattgaatttttagaatgttataatattatataataggagtatttgtaattttttttagtagttTCTTAAAATCAATAAAGTTGGTTATGTTTATCTATATGACTATACTTTTGGTAACTATTTTTAGAGTTATATTAgacaattttatatttcaagaaataataaatattttgtttttaataaaataagtaattttttaaggttgatatattttttataactacTTAATATGATCTCTCAATAAGACCACATTacctttaataaataaaaatatttttttaatttaataaagtaaataatCGAAGAATCTCTCtgttaaaataactaaataattttctatttaaaactaataaccactattattattttaatattattcttacaaagttatatatttctaaactctaatatttttaataatttctaatatcattattataaaattatatattttcaaaactGTAATAAAAATGTAGATACctacaaaatatttataataaatttaaaaataaattaaatatcagTTCAAACTTTTCTATTCTTAATTAGTTGTTGTCAGTTTTAGAACAGTTATGTTTTCTGGTCAAAGAAGGTTAATTTTAGCAACCAGTTAATAAATATGTTAAACAACATGCATTTAAGCTTATCTGCATTTTTTTTCATCCATTtagtaattatattattttagttcttTAGTCCAATGATATCAATTTGGTTCTATAAATAATTCATGGATGATGTTAATTCTTTATATTCCGATTATGTTAATTGGATCTGGGTGTCATTTTAGTATCATATTCCATTGGCATGCAGTGATATAATGTGGAGAACCAAATATGGAATTATGACAGCATTGTattgtataaaaattattttctctaCGTATAAAAGtatacaaatacaaatataaaagtTGACATCCAATAATATTAACATACAAAACATAACTTATTAGTGAACAATTTTTTTCATGGTTTCtatctatataattttttaagtgttACTTTACATAAATGATTTAATAAGAGTTTATAACCCTATGTAAATTGTCTAAGCCTTTCATTAAGTATTCCTTAGTCAATTTTAATGCAGTGGCATTCAAGTATAATTTTTCCTATCATTAGTTGATTGATGCATTCATATCTGGCATTataaatcatttattttttgttaatgtaactaaaatatgagatattcattaagaaaattaaaaaatatataggcaTTTTCAGCTTGAGCTTTCTTTCCAACGAATAATTAAAGGAGTATTTGGAGTTTTTGGTTAagtaaataaacattttaatcTTCTAAAAAAATTTGTGTTTTCATGACATTTTTCCTTCTTgtatagaaattaaattagatttataaaaattaaaaaaacttatttaggTCGATGTTAATGTTTTATACTTTTCAGGCAGAGTGGCCCGTAGATGTATCATACACAGATGAGTTTTCCTTCAAAAGATGGCAATACTCAAACTATAATTTCACAATGGCTACTTTCTGGTCACCCTATCTAGTGAGAGCAGAACAAGTTGATTCAAATGGTGGTCTCATCAATGTTTATCTTGATGAGTTTGATGAAAAATGGACGGCGCAAATTAAAGAGTTTGACTATGTCATTATCAATGGAGGACAGTGGTTTTTGAGGCCAATGGTGTTCTATgagaaacaaaaaattgttgGATGTCAATATTGTTCCTGGGAAAATGTCACTCATTTAACATGGCACAATGGCTATAAGAAAGCTTTTAGGACTTCATATAAAGCAATCATGAGTGTAGGAAACCCCAAGGGTGTAACAATTCTTAGAACATATGCACCATCTCATTTTGAGAATGGGGTGTGGGATAAAGGAGGGAATTGTATAAGAACTAAGCCATTTAAGAGTAATGAAACAAGGTTAGATGGCTACAATCTTGAGTTACACACCATACAATTGGAGGAGTTCAAACGTGCTGAAAAAGAAGCCACAAAGAAAGGTTTGAAATTCATGTTACTTGACACCACACAGGCGATGTTACAGAGGCCAGATGGTCACCCAAATAAATATGGACACTGGCCACAGAAGAATGTGACAATATCTAATGATTGTGTGCATTGGTGCTTGCCAGGACCTATAGACACATGGGCCGATTTTCTATTACAAGCATTGAAAGTAGAAGGTATTAGATCTACTCCTGAAAAAAAAGACTTCATCTAAAGATAAACTTGTTAATTagatttacaattttttttttgcaaactATAGTTGGCAaaatttttcttgtaatttgATGTATAAAGATGGATTATTCTTGACTCATAAGTGATTTTCTATTAGAAATGTTGAAAATGAAGGTGTCATCTCTCAAGTAAAATGAGATTTCATTTGCAGACAAAATTGTTAGTAAACGTCCTTCACATGTTTCATTTTTCTTGCAAATTACCATTGTCAATTTTTGTCGTATAATTATCATCAACTTTTTTTAATGAATGAAGTTTCTTTCTATCCAGAAAGCTAACACCTTCCATTTTCAACATTTATAATAGAAAAAGCAATTACACCCCAAAAACTATGGTAGCCACAGAAAACACAACACTATTTCCTTTTATGTCCACTAACTCTCACGACGCGGCGCATACAAGCTAAGACACTCAATTTCTTCAGTCATGACACACTACATAGTAAGGAAGCATCGTGAAATCAGGGAATTAAATGTTAGGGAATTTGTAAAGCCCTTAGTCAAATTGACTAGGCTGTTTGGTTTAAGGTAGATTGAGATCCAACTTGCTATATAACACAAGACCGACCTCGTTGTAAAGTTTAGTTAAGTGAATTTTGAATTCATTTCCTCCATGTATTATTTTCCTTtcttaatttcaataatattcaGAATCGTGCTATTCACAATTCCCTTTCACCACTCAGTTCTTTGAATCCAACATTCACAAGGCTAATAGAAAAGAAATACCTTAACATAAAATGTTGTCAAAATCGACATTATATTCAACACCACTCCTAATTGGTTCTACCCTTTGATTGGATTTAGTATTGGTTCACAAAGCCACTCAAATAAAAGATAACACCTTGTTTGCCTATCCAAACCAGAGAAAAGAATTCTCACACCCACTggcatatcaaaacaaaatcatATGTGTGCTAGCTCTGCAGGTAGATAATCATGCACAATGTAACTAAGTGAAACGAAGAGCGAAATTTACTATCAACGTACTTTATGAAAGTGCTTTTATCATACTATCATATATTGATCAAAATTCATGTGTGCCTTATTATTTTCAAACTCACACTCACCTAAAGAGATAGGAAATGGAACTCACAAACTTAGTAAGGTAATATGAATTTCACCCTATAGAAGTTAATATGTTAGAAAGAACTTCTAGAAAATGGATTCAAACTTATTTCAACCCAACAAAATGGATATGTAAAACATGTTTTGCATCCAATTATGTACTATAACTTAATCATAACTTTAATCGATATGAAATCTCCAACATATCTTTTCATGCCAAGAATCAGGTATCTTGAACTTAAAATTTGATATTTGTGGATGATAGCAGAGAGCATAAGAGACTCAACAAATCTTACTAGGAGACACCCTATATTTTTTGGGTTTGCAACTAACTATCTATGTGATCATAATTCTACTTTATGTGAATTTTCCAACAAGAATGTTAGAAGCGTTTCTCTAAAATCTAATATTGACTAGCAAATGAGAGGTACCTGAGATGAAACTACAGATAACTACCCTAGAACCAAACATAAGTGCTAGtaacacaacaatttagtggtTCAAGCATTTTTTCAAACATGTAACACACaggaataaaataaagagaaacaacacaTGTAACCAACACTTCAGATATCAACAACcagatcaaaataaaaatataagaaattcaTGGAACATAAGAAAAAACATACAACCAATTACATGAGTCGTAATTAgtcaattcaaaaaaattatacaatgattgcaaaaaaataaagttttgacATAAGATTAAGATAGATTACTTAATTGAAGGCTCTcttctaataatgattttgaaGGCTCTCTTCTAATAATGATTCAGTGCCGAGAGAATTGCAACACACAATCTTCCTCCTAAATTTACTTCTCTTTTGCATAAAAGTTCCTTCAAATCTTCCCTTTTTTGGTGCTTTTCTCGTGTTGTCTCTCCTActcctcttttcttcttttgctAAGTATATTTTGTCTGATCAAGCTCTTTAAAGTTGTTCTTGATTAAGAAATGTATTAGTCAAATTTCACTTATTTATTTAACTTAGGAAAATATTTCTTTGACAGCACAAAAAAAACATACACTCGATaccatattataataatattataatatttaaaattaaaaaataaattaaatataattaaaatattattttattgatttgtgAAGTATATGTTTTCTACTGTTTGTTTGTAGTGTTAACATATCACCACCCTTTAGcttaacttaattaaaaatttaattaaaaattgagTTTCACTTgttatacaaaaatattaaacttcATTACTTTTACTCATTTATAACtattaactaattttatatttatgaaaatttttcTTACATTACTTTTTAACCCTTTCAATGTAACTTCTACaaccttttaaaaaaacataacttATGATAGTATAGAAAAAGTCACATCTCAATCAAATTGGCACCTTACTTAATTAATAACATGTATTTTCAGacgataaatatatatatatatatatatatatataaatacaatcAAACCAGATGTGAAACTGAATCAAAACTTATATAACTAAGAAAATCTATATTAAAGTAAATTAAACCTATTTTTTCTGAgatttaaaacttattttatactaatctaaatgtattaaaaagaagagaagttaatcaatttaatatttaatacgaATGTAATTCTAACTAAGAGAACCTAAATGAGAATAGAATcctatagaaagaaaaaaaatattcataaaagtTGTGAATTCTTTTATATGGTGTATGAATACCTTTATTACATAAATAGAGGATATGTGgttgttataataaaataaaggaaataaaACTTATTTTCACTAACAAATATATTTGGATTTATAAGGAGAAAACATATTTGTTGTATAATATTACTTAATGCAGTAATGAATAAAAAGCTTTCTTACGTAATATTTTGTGCTCTGATATTATAACCTTTTTAGGAAAAAAGCGCTTGCATATAGATAtgttaaattagaaattatgtaattagtaatattatatatgtatcattagaaaaataaaataataatcaattaataaaatattaatgagtGATAATAAGTGATGTTTCTCCAACTCAATCTCCTTTTCTTAAAAGAATGAAGAGGTAATTATGGATATAATATTTCTTATTcttatagaaaatatataaagtgtAGGAGACTTTCTCAATAATTCATTAATCATAagattctattattattaaactaattatatataattgtgtACAATCTTAAAAATATTGTATAGAATAATTACGTAtcatttgataattattatttctttaatacttTCAAGAACTCCaaccccaacttgtgtcgtCGGTACATGGAATGATTGATTATCcaacttgtaatttttctcgcacaatgtggtagtctatctcaatatgttttgtgcgttcatgaaatactagGTTTGTTGCTGTAATGCCGCTTAATTGTCACACAAAAGTTGAGCTGAGAAGTTACATGGCATCTTTAAATCCTGCAATAGATATCACaacaaactatctccaaacaagtattggtcTTGCTTCCGCTATGATCTTGATAATAGAAGAagcaagaaaaatgcaataacCAGATATTGATCTTCGAGTTctctgacaacctccccagtctgagtcaCAATAAGTTGTCAACGTCAGATTGTTCTCAGATGGCAATAGCAATCCCTGTTccggtgatcctttgatgtactttagaaCTCGAATTGcagcatcccaatgaggtttccgtggagccggtatatattgacttaggtccgaaccgaaaatgctatgtcaggctgagtaaccgtgaggtatatcagtcgtctCACAAGTCGCCTttatttgactggatcctttaataactcttcatcgtctggtgtgagttttaggtattacTCCATTagaaatttgtctggacgagcactGTGAGAGTCCTTTATcctgcaatttttttttgtgtgacaTGTAAACACCAGCTTTGgaacaaaaaaattcaatccctagaaaacATTTTAAGTCTCTAAGATCTTGAATGCGAAATTGTTATAATAAACCGTCTTTAACATGCTGAATTTCTATCAAATCATATCCTGTCAACAGAATATCGTCCACATAGATCGAAAAGACAGTAAATAATGAGTTATTTTGTCATGtgtaaataatttatatgaaaaattaGATAGTAATAAAGAGTATCTATCTACAACTTGATTGGAAACATTGTTTATATGGAACTTATTAGAAGTGATTTTTTACAAACAAAgccttttaaaataaaatttgtgaaaatacaaatttaaagcAATTCCTCCTATATAAATGGTGAACTTCAtttcattttgaaaaatttgaaGGAGAAAGAGAGTTTTATATTGATTTGGGCATAATGATAagattgtttttcctttataGGTCTTGTTAAATTCGTGGATGAATTCTTTTCACGAGGAAAATGATGTGTGCATTGATAGGAAGAACCATAAgtatttttaaatgaataacTGCTTTTAaagtagattttattttattgtaaattttagaaaattagatattttattatattttctttcatgTGAAAAATAGGTGCAAATAGTAACTATTTTAATTGAGCTTATTAAGTCCAGCAAGCTTGGAGGAGCAAATATTGAAGGCTAAGAAGCAAGAAGCAATCAAAGCCAATCAAGCCCAAGAAAGTCATTCAGTCAACACATTGTCATAAGTCAaacaaagtcaaagtcaagaCACATGATGTCCTCAATCTTGAACCAATGggacaatttattttattttattatatttaaattttaaaattcaaattttctcACTAATGGCTTTGTAATTTCCTAGAACTACTCCATAACATTAggttatattttcattttattt
This region includes:
- the LOC137836397 gene encoding protein trichome birefringence-like 19, encoding MKFLLHFPLLKGNNNLRSKQTLSSIVTILVFSTLVVFMLATISSSFFSYHSLLKINEFNKEVSIEFDDGLKNETEIMPSTASVKKCDIFSGEWVPNPDAPYYTNKTCWEIHEHQNCMKFGRPDSEFMKWRWKPNECELPIFNPFQFLEIMRGKSMAFVGDSIGRNHMQSMICLLSRAEWPVDVSYTDEFSFKRWQYSNYNFTMATFWSPYLVRAEQVDSNGGLINVYLDEFDEKWTAQIKEFDYVIINGGQWFLRPMVFYEKQKIVGCQYCSWENVTHLTWHNGYKKAFRTSYKAIMSVGNPKGVTILRTYAPSHFENGVWDKGGNCIRTKPFKSNETRLDGYNLELHTIQLEEFKRAEKEATKKGLKFMLLDTTQAMLQRPDGHPNKYGHWPQKNVTISNDCVHWCLPGPIDTWADFLLQALKVEGIRSTPEKKDFI